A region of the Polaribacter sp. L3A8 genome:
TTTATTATGATGGATGAATATGGAGCACACAATTGGGGGATGGGTAACGTCATGGGATGGATGTGGCTGCTTGGAATTATAGTTTTTGTTTTGATTCTTTGGTTTATACTTAAAAATAAAAATATTAGAAACAGGCCATACTATCCAGGTAATAAATCAGCCATGGATTTGCTAAAAGAAAGGTATGCCAGAGGAGAAATAGACAAAAAGGAATTTGAAGAATGCAAGAAGGATTTAACCTAAAATAGCAATCAACATTAATATTTATGGATTAAAAACATAATGGTCGAAAACACGAAGACAACGATCATTATGCTATAAATATTTTAGAAAACGTTTCTAGATTTCGCTTGTTTTTACTATTCCCATTTTAGTCTTGTCCTCAATAATCTAAGGATTATTGGGCTATAAATTTTCTGCTTTTCAAGGAGCTGATAATTACATCCTTTTTGAAATGTCAACCATTGTTTTCTTCTATGGCGGGTGGCTGTTTCTAAGTGGATTAGCTGATGAGTTTAAGAAAAAACTACTTTCTAATACTTAAACAACAACTGCAAAATGTAAGATTGCAATACAAATAAGAACATTTTGAAGACCATCTAGCGTTGATTGAAAAAGTATGGTTTAAAAATATCGCCTTTGTTTTTGTGGATAAAAAAGTAGTATCAGTAGGGATGGTGGAACATCTTATAATCACATAATTAGAAAATAAAATCAAAACATCATGAAATATTATATCGAAAAAACAATAAACTACTCTTTCGACAAAGCTGTTGAAAAAGTAACAGAAGAACTTAAAAAAGAGGGTTTTGGTATATTATCCGAAATTGACATTCACGAAAAATTAAAAGAAAAATTGAATGTTGATTTCAGAAAGTATAAAATACTTGGGGCATGCAATCCTGCAAAAGCCTATGAAGCGCTTCTAGCCGAAAATAAAATTGGAACGATGCTCCCTTGTAATGTAATTGTTCAGGAGCTGGAAAATGGAAAAACTCAAGTGGCTGCGGTTAACCCAGTTGCGTCTATGCAAGCCGTTGAAAATGACGACTTAACTGCTATTGCTAAAGAAATTACCAAAAAATTGGAAATAGTAATTCTCGCACTGTAAAAGACTATTCTGGTTATACCGGCACAATATCTTGTTGCTATTTGCAATTTGAAGAAATGGAATTTTTAACAGGATTATCTACCTTATCGTCTTAGGGTAGATTATTTGTGTGGTTACTACATATACCCAGATATTATTTTTAAGATTATTTAACGAAACCAAAGATCTTAGAGTTATCATATAAAATCATAAACAAGGAAACATATTTA
Encoded here:
- a CDS encoding SHOCT domain-containing protein: MMDEYGAHNWGMGNVMGWMWLLGIIVFVLILWFILKNKNIRNRPYYPGNKSAMDLLKERYARGEIDKKEFEECKKDLT
- a CDS encoding DUF302 domain-containing protein: MKYYIEKTINYSFDKAVEKVTEELKKEGFGILSEIDIHEKLKEKLNVDFRKYKILGACNPAKAYEALLAENKIGTMLPCNVIVQELENGKTQVAAVNPVASMQAVENDDLTAIAKEITKKLEIVILAL